The Scyliorhinus torazame isolate Kashiwa2021f chromosome 10, sScyTor2.1, whole genome shotgun sequence genome contains a region encoding:
- the rpl27a gene encoding large ribosomal subunit protein uL15 isoform X1 yields MPSRLRKTRKLRGHVSHGHGRIGKHRKHPGGRGNAGGMHHHRINFDKYHPGYFGKVGMRHYHLKKNQLFCPTINLDKLWTLVSEQTRLNYGKKPEGPAPVIDVVHAGYYKVLGKGRLPKQPVIVKAKFFSRKAEEKIKEVGGACVLMA; encoded by the exons ATG CCGTCCAGATTGAGAAAAACCAGGAAGCTGAGAGGACACGTTAGCCACGGTCATGGCCGTATTG gCAAACACAGGAAGCATCCTGGTGGTCGTGGCAATGCTGGTGGGATGCATCATCACAGAATCAACTTTGATAAATA TCACCCGGGTTACTTTGGAAAAGTTGGTATGAGACATTACCATCTAAAGAAGAATCAGTTGTTCTGTCCGACCATAAATCTGGATAAGCTGTGGACGCTGGTCAGTGAACAGACCAGATTGAACTATGGCAAGAAACCTGAAGGACCAGCACCTGTTATTGATGTTGTGCATGCT GGTTACTATAAAGTCCTGGGCAAAGGAAGACTGCCAAAGCAGCCAGTCATCGTCAAGGCAAAGTTCTTCAGCAGGAAAGCTGAAGAGAAGATCAAGGAAGTTGGTGGAGCCTGTGTATTGATGGCATAA